The Peribacillus simplex genome contains a region encoding:
- a CDS encoding HTH domain-containing protein, producing the protein MIGHEPKELLRTLLNDYKMPAASLSKITGISEQVILDFANGENIQSTVTQTELMDLIDLVGLLVIGVPSSDANERVSAITQALNNEFGIPVETISLFSNLECEDIEEFMKENESLSIEKRYNLAVTVLFLHYIFKR; encoded by the coding sequence ATGATTGGTCATGAACCTAAAGAGTTATTAAGAACTCTTCTAAATGATTATAAAATGCCTGCAGCATCATTAAGTAAAATTACAGGAATATCTGAGCAAGTCATTCTAGATTTTGCAAATGGTGAAAATATTCAATCCACGGTAACTCAAACAGAATTGATGGACCTAATAGATTTAGTGGGCCTATTAGTCATAGGCGTGCCTTCATCCGATGCAAATGAAAGGGTTTCTGCTATAACTCAAGCACTGAACAATGAATTTGGTATACCAGTAGAGACGATTTCCTTATTCTCTAATCTTGAGTGTGAAGATATCGAAGAATTCATGAAAGAAAATGAATCTCTGTCAATTGAGAAAAGATACAACCTTGCAGTAACAGTCCTTTTTTTGCATTATATCTTCAAAAGATGA
- a CDS encoding MFS transporter: MKAIRLLKGFNFLYFGLLAIFIPFLPVYLSDQGLRPAQIGFIVGTGGFVTLITQPLWGMISDKTRTIQKVLLLLVFFSTVIGYFLYDSSSYLQLILFAMLLYFFLMPIDPLTESLNFTMAEKSGISYGSIRTYGALGYAVISLITGYVMSYFGANSLAFLFAGIGLISFIISWMMPDAPVSGKPVTFSSLKHFFSNKETLLFLLLVFICAVPARMNDTFLGVYIRELGGSAKLVGLTWFLAAGSEIVVFALSFWWLRKGKEIIIISFAAAFFFIRYFISAWITDPQLLAYLQVMQLLTFPIFYSAAIQYLYRIVPVEWRATGQTVLALLFFGVSGIIASYVGGAIYGAYGGKTLYLFISSISFIGMVFALVLYRIYGKRLDTSEEAV; the protein is encoded by the coding sequence ATGAAAGCAATACGATTATTAAAGGGTTTTAACTTTTTATATTTTGGACTGCTTGCCATTTTCATTCCGTTTCTCCCAGTCTATCTGTCTGATCAAGGTTTGCGTCCTGCCCAAATCGGCTTCATCGTCGGTACAGGAGGTTTTGTCACCCTCATCACCCAGCCTTTATGGGGAATGATCAGCGACAAAACAAGGACGATACAAAAAGTCCTGTTGTTACTCGTCTTTTTCTCGACCGTAATCGGTTATTTCCTCTATGATTCAAGCAGTTATCTTCAGCTCATCCTCTTTGCCATGCTGCTATATTTCTTTCTGATGCCGATTGATCCCCTGACGGAAAGCCTTAACTTTACGATGGCAGAGAAATCCGGGATCAGCTACGGCTCGATCCGGACATATGGTGCATTGGGCTATGCGGTCATATCGCTGATCACCGGCTATGTTATGTCATATTTTGGAGCGAACAGCCTGGCCTTCCTTTTTGCGGGCATAGGATTGATCAGTTTCATTATCAGCTGGATGATGCCTGATGCACCCGTATCAGGGAAACCTGTCACCTTTAGCAGCCTTAAGCACTTTTTCAGCAATAAAGAGACGCTTCTCTTTCTGTTATTGGTCTTTATTTGTGCTGTTCCAGCAAGGATGAACGATACTTTCCTTGGAGTGTATATCCGCGAACTTGGAGGAAGTGCCAAGCTTGTAGGCTTGACCTGGTTCTTAGCGGCGGGAAGTGAAATCGTTGTGTTCGCCCTAAGCTTCTGGTGGCTTCGCAAGGGTAAGGAAATTATCATCATTTCGTTCGCAGCAGCGTTTTTCTTTATCCGTTATTTCATCTCTGCGTGGATTACCGATCCACAGCTATTAGCTTATTTGCAAGTCATGCAGCTATTGACTTTCCCGATTTTCTACTCGGCGGCCATCCAATATCTGTACCGGATCGTTCCGGTGGAATGGCGTGCCACAGGCCAGACCGTACTGGCGCTGCTATTCTTCGGGGTTTCGGGAATCATTGCTTCTTATGTAGGCGGAGCCATATATGGGGCCTACGGTGGCAAGACCCTTTACTTGTTCATCTCCTCCATCTCCTTTATAGGAATGGTATTCGCTTTGGTTCTTTATCGGATATACGGCAAGAGGCTCGATACTTCAGAGGAAGCCGTATAA